The Candidatus Angelobacter sp. DNA segment GCAGCGAACAGCCGCCGCGTTTTTCGATTGAGTGTCACGGGCAATTTGGAAGCGCGTCGTGCGCTCCACCGGCGCCTCCGGCGGCTGTCACTGAGCTTGGGCCGAAGGCAGCATCACGCGCATGAAGCGATGCACATATTGTGGAAGAGAGCATCCAAACGAGGCAACTGTGTGTTCGCTTGACCAGCAGCCCTTGGAGTTCATTTCTTCGCCGTCCGGCGCAGCCGACCCCCTCGGTACACAGCCCAGCAAAGGTTGGCCACCGCAGGTTGTTGTTCCGGCCATAGTGTGGCTCATCATGAATTTTCTGCTCATTGGGTTGTTTACCGTCGGAGTGAGCTTTTTGTTCGGATTGCTCACCGCGTTATGGGCCGCGATTGATTGCTCTAGGTTCCGGTCCAGAGGTTCGCGCGTGCTAGGCATCGCCTTCAAGCCGGTCGTCGTGTTCGCAGTAGTCGCCTTTTTCTTGTGGGGGTTCGGATTCATTTGGTATTTGGTTATGCGACACAGAGTCAAGACTGCGCCGATTGATTTGGAGATAGAGAATCCGAAAGTCACCTAACGAGAGTGTTTCAGCGCCGTTGAGTTCGCCGCCAGACCGGACCTTCGCGTCCGTCAATAGGCGCGTGAAAACCGCAGTAAATGTTGGTGCCGGTGGCGGGACTTGAACCCGCACGACTTTTTACGGTCCCAGGATTTTAAGTCCTGTGCGTCTGCCATTTCGCCACACCGGCTTTGTTGTACCCACAATTACTTACATAGTTTGTCCGCGTCCACATTTGACTTTGCTAAGGTATTTGCTAAGGTTCATGGCCGTGCAAGCCGCCGCAACGCCACGCAAACCTCGCCCCCATGCTTACCGTAAAGTCTTCGATTCGCGCAAGCGTCGCGTGCGCGGTTTATGGCGGCGCAACGGGAAATTCTACGCCAATCTTACGGTTATCGACGATCTGGGCCGGGGCTCGTCGAGCTGGGTGCCTCTGAGCGGCGTCACGCTTGACGAGGCCAGGGCGGACTATGCCCGTCTCCTGACCGAGCGCGATGATGACCGGCTGCGGCCGACCGGGATGGTTCCCACCCTGGGCGATTACATCGGATCGACAACGGCGGAACCATCGGGTGAAACGAACTCCGGTGCGGCAACTGAAGCTGGCGACGACGACGATGACGCAACCGCCAAGCGGAGAAAACTTGCCACCTATACGGAGTGTCTGCGCGTCTCCGGCAAGCGCACGAGCACGATCAACAAGGATCTCGGATACCTTCGCCGTTGGAAAAGGGAGCTCGGCCATTTGCGGTTGAACAAAATCCGGCCCCATCACCTGAGCCACGTCCTGACCAAGCTCGCCGGTTCGGATTACTCCGCGCGCACGGTGAATCTTTATCTTATCGGCGTTCGTGGCGTGCTCAAGGCCGCGCTGCGGGACGGTTACCTTAAGCCGCCGCTCCCGTTTGAAGGTCTGGCCTGGCAGCGCGTGAATCAGAAGGCGCGACAACTGGTCACGCCTTCGGAGATCGACCAATTATGTGAAGTCGCGCCGAAAGTCAGCAGGAACGGGCATCAATTCGTGGACTACCTCCGCTTCCTGCAATACTCCGGCGCGCGTCGGTCTGAGGCGTTGCGGGTCCGGTGGCAGGACGTCGATTTTTCGAGCGGCCACGTAACCTTCGGCGCGGAAGGCGACGCCAAAAATCGCGAGGCGCGGCATGTGGACTTCAATCCGAGGCTCGAAACGCACCTGAAGGAAATGTGGAGCCGTCGCCAGCCCGACTCTCAATGGCTCTTCCCCAGTCCGCAACGCGGCGACAGGGACATTTCCACGAAAACCCTTATGGAATCTTTGCGGCTGACCCGCAATGCGGCCGGCTGTGTCTGCCAGCGTTGCCAGCGGCTCACAGTCGGGGCAGCGATCAGGCATTGCGCTCATTGCAAATCCAGGCGCGTTGAGAGAAGGGAGAAGGTCCTGCCGGACAAGCTCCGGAAGTTCGGTTTCCACGACCTGCGCCACCACTTCATCAGTTATGCGGTCATGTCGGGCGTGGACTTCATGACGATTGCCCGCTGGGTGGGCCATAAAGACGGCGGAATCCTGATCGGCAAGGTTTATGGGCACCTGGCCGACGAACACCGCAAGGCCCAGGCTGCACGGCTGAATTTCGGGCCGGTCGTCGTGGCGCCGCCGATAGCGAACGTTCAGACGAAATGATAAAAGCAATCGTTCCGACCGGGGTTGACGGTTCGCTTGAGGAATTCACCATCCATTGTTTCGCCGACAAATGCTGGCGGCTCATTTCCGACCGGTGCGCACTGGTACTCAAACCCGTGTGTGATTCTCTCGCCAGACCGATGGATGGGTGGCCGGTTTTTGAGCGATTGGCGGTGTGGCCCGTGTATTGGGGACTGCCTGATTGTCTCACTGCGGATCACCCCGGGGCCGTCGAGGAACTGAGGCTCAAACACCGTCAGGCTGGCCGGGCGAGACGCAGCGGGCGCTTGCGATGGGAGACCTGGTTGAAGGAATTCGGGAGATGGGAGCTTTGGCATCGCTATCGTACTGCCGAACTGGAAAGAGTCTGGTTGAATTCGCGAACCGGACCGGGATTCAGACTCCTGTTGCTCGCCGGCACGCGTTCGGGCGAGCATCACGTTTCCAGGGCCGTGCTTTCCGCGATTCATTTTCGGGCCGATTTTCAACACGGCAAAGACATTACCACTGCGTATCTTTCAAGCTGTGCCAAGCAACCCCTCCATGTCAGTGAAGCGCGTCTGCTGCCTGCTTTCGTTAGCAACCAGGAAAAGCTCACTACCCAAAAGGAGCTTTCGCGGGGCTGGACAAATAAGGAATATAGCCTCGTCCGCTTGCCCCGCGAAGACGGGGACTTTGGCTTCGTGAACATTCCGCTTGCGCTGCGCCGAATCCTGAAGGTTCTGGACGAAGAACCGGGCAGAACACTTGACGGCGCAACCCTCCACAAACGAGTCGTCGAACTGATAGGCGGCTTCGCGAAGGACTATCGCGTAAGCAAAAGTATGAAATCGAAGAAAGCTGGACGACTCCTTGAAGCGGGCATAATTAAAGTTAGCGGTGATCGTAAGGCGCGGATATATCAACTTAGTCCGCCAATCGTGTAGTCCTTTTTCCCCCTCTTTTCCCCGTAAGCTCCCGTGGCGATGTCACCTCTGATGGTGTTGTTTTCGGGCGTGGCCAACGACAGACCTGCACGAAAAGAGACGAACCCCCAGTTTCTTTCCCTGGATCGCGTCGAGCCGGAGCTCATCGCGCTGCGCCGCTTTCGCGCCGGGCTCGGCGTCGTGCCATCAACAGCCTGGAGATGGATTCAGCGCGGTTGGCTGGGCCAGCCGCTGAATATCGCAGGCCGCCTTTATCTCACCCGCGAGCAAATCGCGGAGTTTAAGCGGCGCGCCGCCGCAGGTGAATTTGCCGCCAGCATCAGACCACCCCGACCGACTCGCCGCGCATGATGTACACCCTTGTCATCCGCCAGGCGGCCGTGGACCGCGCGGGCTTCCTTGGGAAGGTAACACTGGCCGACCTGTGCCTGCTGTAC contains these protein-coding regions:
- a CDS encoding tyrosine-type recombinase/integrase, yielding MRGLWRRNGKFYANLTVIDDLGRGSSSWVPLSGVTLDEARADYARLLTERDDDRLRPTGMVPTLGDYIGSTTAEPSGETNSGAATEAGDDDDDATAKRRKLATYTECLRVSGKRTSTINKDLGYLRRWKRELGHLRLNKIRPHHLSHVLTKLAGSDYSARTVNLYLIGVRGVLKAALRDGYLKPPLPFEGLAWQRVNQKARQLVTPSEIDQLCEVAPKVSRNGHQFVDYLRFLQYSGARRSEALRVRWQDVDFSSGHVTFGAEGDAKNREARHVDFNPRLETHLKEMWSRRQPDSQWLFPSPQRGDRDISTKTLMESLRLTRNAAGCVCQRCQRLTVGAAIRHCAHCKSRRVERREKVLPDKLRKFGFHDLRHHFISYAVMSGVDFMTIARWVGHKDGGILIGKVYGHLADEHRKAQAARLNFGPVVVAPPIANVQTK